A window from Kwoniella newhampshirensis strain CBS 13917 chromosome 3, whole genome shotgun sequence encodes these proteins:
- a CDS encoding glutamine-tRNA ligase, with amino-acid sequence MPPKFDPNSPESASLISLFTSLGLTSNSATELVRQPKSGVAFKALVDEYDLNGKHFDEKQAGALVKLSALGRKLGPAEKGYIVGRVVDGGLKTPDQVAAAVKYVEGNPAGTPVDQEKFDKASGVGIEISSIDLPELLKAYITSLPSPPDSWLSIGPILGGIKSGQTDLRWANAAEVKTSLETIFTEMFGTKEAAAAARVQAAAAAPKAKPTPKAKPAPAASASAEASSSTTPVIPTNIFREGFLSEFHKPGENPQVDPKLKEQHLAWTKGMVYTRFPPEPNGYLHIGHVKAIMVDFGYAKFHGGRTYLRYDDTNPEAEEGRYFQSILETVRWLGFEPWKITYSSDNFDKLYELAVELIRRGKAYVCTCDAEKIKEDRGMGKGNPVACEHRDTPIEASLREFERMKNGEYEEKTACLRMKMDLTSGNPYMWDTIAYRVKKAPHHRTGDKWKIYPTYDFTHCLCDSIENISHSLCTTEFIPARESYEWLCDALTVYKARQYEFARLNLQGTFLSKRKIAKLVNKKLVKDWDDPRLYTIIALRRRGIPPGALLAFVAELGVTNVNSTTEIKKFESVIRRYLEDSAPRLMMVLNPVKLIIDNVPDDYRVPVQVPLHPKIPVMGTIETSFTKEVYIDSEDFREVDSPDYFRLAPGKSVGLFKAPYPVTCTWYKTDPATGKVTEIHCNLEDSGNAKKAKAYIQWVNVPEAVHIEEVRYFKPLFKSEPPPADFEADVDPESLEVYKNAVIEPAFYELSKKAISDARKESEERTKKAKAEAATETAEKHGEDEPVATAEQLVGNENVRFQGMRLAYFALDRESKLGCLESGAEDKKAGRKDGDKIILNRIVSLKEDAGRNA; translated from the exons ATGCCCCCCAAATTTGACCCCAACAGCCCAGAGAGCGCATCACTGAtatccctcttcacctcacTGGGTCTTACCTCCAACTCCGCCACCGAGCTAGTCCGTCAGCCCAAATCAGGTGTGGCATTCAAAGCACTCGTGGATGAGTATGACTTGAACGGAAAGCATTTTGATGAGAAGCAGGCTGGCGCTTTAGTGAAGCTTAGTGCTCTCGGAAGAAAGCTCGGACCTGCTGAGAAAGGGTATATAGTAGGGAGAGTTGTGGATGGTGGTCTGAAGACTCCAGATCAGGTAGCCG CTGCCGTCAAGTATGTCGAAGGTAATCCTGCTGGCACACCCGTCGACCAGGAAAAATTCGACAAAGCATCCGGTGTTG GAATCGAAATATCGTCAATCGACCTTCCCGAACTCCTCAAAGCATACATCACTTCGTTGCCTTCCCCTCCGGATAGCTGGCTAAGCATCGGTCCGATATTAGGTGGTATAAAGAGTGGACAGACAGATCTCCGTTGGGCAAACGCAGCGGAAGTCAAGACATCTCTAGAGACTATCTTCACAGAAATGTTTGGCACCAAAGAAGCGGCCGCCGCAGCTCGGGTCCAAGCCGCTGCCGCAGCACCTAAAGCCAAACCGACACCGAAAGCGAAACCTGCTCCAGCCGCTTCTGCGTCCGCCGAagcatcttcgtccactACACCCGTCATCCCCACCAACATCTTCAGGGAAGGATTCCTTTCCGAATTTCACAAGCCTGGagagaaccctcaagtGGACCCGAAATTGAAGGAGCAACACCTGGCTTGGACGAAGGGAATGGTGTACACCCGATTTCCGCCAGAACCCAACGGATATCTCCATATTG GCCACGTTAAGGCTATCATGGTCGACTTTGGGTACGCTAAATTCCACGGTGGTCGAACCTACTTGAG ATATGACGATACCAACCCAGAGGCCGAAGAAGGCCGATACTTCCAGTCCATCCTCGAGACAGTTCGATGGCTTGGCTTCGAGCCATGGAAGATCACTTACTCCAGTGACAACTTCGACAAACTATACGAGCTCGCTGTCGAGCTGATTCGGCGAGGCAAAGCCTACGTATGTACCTGTGACG ccgagaagatcaaggaggatcGTGGGATGGGCAAAGGCAACCCTGTCGCTTGTGAACACCGTGACACACCCATCGAGGCTTCTTTACGGGAATTCGAGCGAATGAAGAACGGCGAGTatgaagagaagacagcATGTTTgagaatgaagatggatctCACAAGCGGAAATCCATACATGTGGGACACCATTGCATACCGGGTGAAGAAGGCCCCCCATCATAGAACTGGCGACAAGTGGA AAATCTACCCCACATACGATTTCACTCACTGCCTGTGCGATAGCATTGAGAACATCTC CCATTCCTTGTGTACCACCGAGTTCATCCCGGCTCGTGAATCCTACGAGTGGCTCTGTGACGCTCTGACCGTCTACAAGGCTCGCCAGTACGAATTCGCTCGACTCAATCTTCAGGGTACTTTCCTCTCCAAGCGAAAAATTGCAAAGCTTGTGAACAAAAAGCTTGTCAAGGATTGGGATGACCCTCGACTTTACACCATCATTGCTCTTCGTCGAAGGGGTATCCCTCCTGGTGCACTACTTGCATTCGTTGCAGAGCTGGGTGTGACCAATGTCAACTCTACTACCGAAATCAAGAAGTTCGAATCGGTCATCCGAAGATACCTGGAAGACTCGGCGCCAAgattgatgatggtgcTCAACCCCGTCAaactcatcatcgacaacgtCCCAGATGACTACCGAGTACCGGTTCAGGTACCCCTGCATCCCAAGATCCCTGTCATGGGCACTATTGAGACCTCGTTCACGAAGGAGGTCTACATCGATTCGGAAGACTTCCGAGAGGTCGATTCACCTGATTACTTCCGACTTGCTCCCGGCAAGTCTGTTGGTCTATTCAAAGCACCCTACCCGGTCACTTGTACATGGTACAAGACCGATCCTGCCACTGGCAAGGTCACAGAAATACATTGTAACCTTGAAGATTCGGGCAACGCCAAGAAAGCGAAGGCCTACATCCAATGGGTCAATGTCCCTGAAGCTGTTCACATTGAAGAAGTTCGATACTTCAAGCCACTGTTCAAATCCGAACCTCCACCTGCCGATTTCGAAGCCGATGTCGACCCCGAGTCTCTAGAAGTTTACAAAAACGCAGTGATCGAACCTGCTTTCTACGAACTTTCCAAGAAAGCAATTTCAGATGCTAGGAAAGAGTCGGAAGAAAGGACCAAGAAGGCGAAAGCAGAGGCGGCCACCGAAACAGCGGAGAAGCACGGTGAAGATGAGCCTGTCGCAACGGCAGAACAGCTGGTCGGTAATGAGAATGTCAGATTCCAAGGTATGAGATTGGCGTATTTCGCCTTGGACAGAGAGAGTAAATTAGGTTGTTTAGAGTCAGGTGcagaggacaagaaggctGGAAGAAAAGATGGTGATAAGATCATTCTCAATAGGATCGTCTcgttgaaggaggatgCGGGAAGGAATGCCTAA
- a CDS encoding A/G-specific adenine glycosylase, with the protein MPRVVQYRGRSPSVFSVQDFEESDYLPDPPSPAKRSSVKRKRVVTTSKLSSKNRTGNGVGDMEDVVVRRSHGEEYHDIVSIVGLQELLLSWFEDVREKRGMPWRKRYDPTLSMEEKGQRAYEVSYRLVLKVRSSIVADVLQDLGEVMLQQTQVATVIAYWQKWIATWPTVADLAKADTEEVNAAWRGLGYYRRARSLLAGAKTVMGNPKYKGRLPDDPAVLEKEIDGVGRYTAGAICSMAYGVRTPIVDGNIHRLLTRLLAVHAPQTAPATIKFLWSSAEQLVDRLPEGEGMKGIAGDWNQALMELGSQICKPISPECNACPLRSECKAFAELSTPPPEPMQSECTLCAPIPVSTPANRIPSVMVFPMRKEKKASRVEQETVSVIEWHGANGQRKWLFAKRPEKGLLAGLFEPPTAPVEADADPSERLENSMATLSKYIAIVGEERTKLKSAGREVASIPHIFSHINMTYYIYHYMTTSPTESPPAIKTSAPANTVWLDEAGVESANIGTGVKKVWAEIYGSWGIFDPTSMSMSSIKKGNMNNKRKALTDQKMKKSLEDPAVEGKIVKKIMMPVMPKRKDVKVAILDENTVL; encoded by the exons ATGCCTAGAGTAGTTCAATACCGAGGCCGATCCCCGTCGGTCTTCTCAGTCCAAGATTTCGAAGAGAGCGATTACCTTCCCGACCCACCTAGTCCAGCTAAGAGATCATCTGTCAAACGAAAACGAGTCGTTACTACATCGAAACTAAGTAGCAAGAACAGGACCGGGAATGGAGTGGGAGACATGGAAGATGTCGTGGTACGTAGATCGCATGGAGAGGAATATCATGATATTGTATCGATAGTGGGATTACAAGAATTGCTGTTATCTTGGTTCGAAGATGTCAG agaaaagagagggatgccttggaggaagagatatGACCCAACCTTGAGcatggaagagaaaggacaACGAGCATATGAGGTCAGTTACCGATTGGTCTTGAAAGTCCGAAGCTCGATCGTAGCTGATGTTCTCCAAGATttggg CGAAGTCATGCTACAACAAACACAGGTCGCTACT GTCATTGCGTACTGGCAAAAGTGGATAGCTACTTGGCCTACTGTTGCAGATCTTGCCAAGGCAGATACCGAG GAAGTCAATGCTGCGTGGC GTGGACTGGGATACTATCGTCGAGCACGATCATTATTAGCGGGCGCAAAGACGGTCATGGGCAATCCCAAGTACAAGGGACGATTACCGGATGACCCCGCAGTactggagaaggagattgacGGTGTCGGCAGATATACCGCTG GCGCAATCTGCTCCATGGCCTATGGTGTTCGGACGCCAATC GTCGACGGAAATATACATCGACTTCTCACTCGATTGCTCGCCGTACATGCCCCGCAGACCGCACCTGCTACGATCAAATTCTTGTGGTCCTCTGCCGAGCAACTGGTTGATCGTCTTCCGGAAGGCGAGGGCATGAAAGGAATTGCAGGCGATTGGAATCAG GCCTTGATGGAGCTAGGTAGTCAGATATGTAAACCCATATCGCCCGAATGTAATGCCTGTCCATTACGCTCCGAATGCAAAGCCTTCGCTGAG CTGTCTACTCCCCCTCCAGAGCCCATGCAATCCGAATGCACGCTTTGTGCGCCAATACCTGTGTCCACGCCCGCCAATCGTATACCGAGCGTCATGGTCTTTCCCATGCGCAAGGAGAAAAAGGCTTCGAGAGTCGAGCAGGAGACCGTCTCTGTCATCGAGTGGCATGGCGCCAACGGGCAACGGAAATGGCTTTTTGCTAAACGGCCGGAGAAGG GGCTGCTGGCTGGCTTGTTTGAACCGCCTACTGCTCCCGTTGAAGCGGATGCGGACCCGTCTGAGCGTCTGGAGAACTCCATGGCAACATTATCGAAATATATTGCCATCGTCGGCGAAGAACGAACCAAACTGAAATCTGCTGGTCGGGAAGTGGCTTCGATACCACACATTTTCTCACATATCAATATGACGTATTACATATATCACTATATGACAACTTCACCGACCGAGTCTCCCCCTGCGATCAAGACATCGGCGCCGGCAAATACTGTATGGCTAGACGAAGCGGGTGTGGAGAGCGCCAACATCGGAACGGGAGTGAAGAAAGTATGGGCGGAGATCTATGGGTCATGGGGGATATTTGATCCGACATCCATGTCAATGTCGTCAATCAAGAAGGGTAATATGAACAACAAGAGGAAGGCCTTGACGGatcagaagatgaagaagagtcTGGAGGATCCGGCCGTTGAAGGGAAAATTGTGAAGAAGATAATGATGCCAGTCATgccgaagagaaaggatgtGAAAGTGGCGATCTTGGATGAGAACACGGTGCTGTGA
- a CDS encoding cytosolic Fe-S cluster assembly factor CFD1, with product MSDTIETPVSRRLSSVKNVIIVLSGKGGVGKSSSSVQLALSLLALSPTTRVGLIDLDITGPSLPRMVGLDTPTATVHQSSAGWVPVYVDQERRLGVMSIGFLLKDRGDSVVWRGPKKDGMIRQFLSEVRWGEIDYLVIDTPPGTSDEHISLLTHLHPLFTPTLSRPTTPSSILITTPQTTALNDTLKSLSFTRKLSLPVMGLVENMAGYVCPCCGEISDCFGRGGGEGMAEKEGTAFLGRVPIDTVLVGLLDAVSKGEILGEGAKDEFTATSGGDTNGRQEAKNEDGEGRGHFPLLDRYLQTTSSKVWKEITTKLVDKIETRKTAIKDRLESGSNA from the exons ATGTCGGACACGATAGAAACCCCTGTGAGCAGAAGATTGAGTTCGGTGAAGAATGTCATCATTGTATTGTCGGGCAAGG GTGGAGTCGGTAaatcttcatcatccgtcCAACTGGCTCTGTCTCTTTTGGCGCTGTCACCCACTACGCGAGTAGggttgatcgatctcgatatCACCGgaccttctcttcctcggatGGTGGGACTCGACACACCCACTGCAACAGTCCATCAGTCGTCGGCCGGATGGGTACCCGTTTATGTTGATCAAGAGAGAAGGTTGGGAGTGATGAGCATCGGATTCTTGCTGAAGGATAGAGGGGACAGTGTGGTGTGGAGAGGACCTAAGAAGGATGGTATGATCAGACAGTTTCTGAGTGAGGTCAGATGGGGTGAGATTGATTATCTGGTGATTGATACACCgccag GCACATCCGACGAGcacatctccctccttacacaccttcatcccctCTTCACCCCCACACTTTCTCGACCCACCACCCCGTCTTCCATCCTAATCACCACACCCCAAACCACCGCATTGAACGATACTCTCAAATCCCTCTCTTTCACACGCAAACTCTCATTACCCGTCATGGGACTCGTGGAGAACATGGCGGGATACGTCTGTCCATGTTGCGGTGAGATATCGGATTGTTTTGGCAGGGGCGGTGGGGAAGGTatggcggagaaggaggggacAGCATTCCTGGGTAGAGTACCGATCGACACGGTGCTTGTGGGGTTGTTGGATGCTGTTTCTAAAGGTGAGATCCTGGGTGAAGGAGCGAAGGATGAGTTCACAGCTACGAGTGGGGGCGATACCAATGGGAGACAGGAAGCAAagaatgaagatggagaaggaagaggacacTTCCCGCTTCTGGATAGATATTTACAAACCACCTCATCAAAGGTCTGGAAAGAGATCACGACGAAATTGGTGGATAAGATCGAGACTAGGAAAACTGCGATCAAAGATAGGTTAGAATCCGGTTCCAATGCTTAG
- a CDS encoding N2,N2-dimethylguanosine tRNA methyltransferase, producing MSSSATTPPYTVPLKEGIPPNHRLHTESTTTIFLPKEGAFLNPVQHYNRDMSVAVIRAWNEMRKEELEKKWRTKMEKRGGVVKPKKGKKAAAKAKVSVDEEISEEAVTNVTGPSTEHLTTAAGGQPEAGPSIEKKFRAPSINILEALAATGLRSIRYAKEIPNVKYVLANDLSPSACEAMRRNIELNGVGEDYESPAVNGEEGAIPAKEELEKEQAMEEKMELYPEEKASNGTHSEPAAQAEAPKAGEPKDSVGRRPNCRGRVKINEGDACAFMYSRRSPVGPTSRVDVVDLDPYGTAAPFIDAALGCIADGGLLAITCTDLAVLAGQQYPEKCYSNYGGTNVHAEYTHEAALRLVMHSLATCAARYGRYITPLLSFSIDFYVRLFVRIDTRPEQVKRLAAQTGVVYTCQFCQTSVTQPFGKVVEKETTKGVTLDAFKTAAGPTPSHGSSCEECGSTMHLGGPLWLGPLQDGEFAKRVIRDIQSQEKEYKTYSRMLGMLTIASQELPNPWFFTANRIAKSLHSSSLPMNKILSALLNAGYKISRSHCVAGAVKTDAPRSFIYDIMREEIKLNPIRMDKIPEGSPSRNIINKAMTHKIDFTPHPDASLERSGKETFYQLNPLPNWGPAPKAKSIQVSQEAKRKAGDVEEIEEDAEVKKARLDEEAAINA from the exons ATGTCGTCTTCCGCCACAACGCCTCCTTACACTGTCCCTCTCAAGGAGGGAATACCTCCCAatcatcgtcttcacaCCGAATCCACGACGACAATCTTCTTGCCCAAAGAAGGAGCGTTCTTGAACCCTGTCCAACACTATAACAGGGATATGAGCGTGGCTGTGATCAGAGCTTggaacgagatgagaaaggaggaaCTGGAAAAGAAatggaggacgaagatggagaagagaggcgGGGTCGTCAAGCCcaagaaggggaagaaggcagctGCCAAGGCCAAGGTGTCTGTCGACGAAGAAATAAGCGAGGAGGCTG TCACCAACGTCACGGGACCCTCAACAGAGCACTTGACAACAGCAGCTGGAGGTCAACCAGAAGCAGGCCCCTCAATCGAG AAGAAGTTCCGAGCGCCCTCAATCAATATTCTCGAAGCTCTTGCGGCTACGGGCTTACGATCAATCCGTTATGCCAAAGAGATCCCAAATGTCAA ATACGTGCTCGCAAATGATCTCTCACCTTCCGCATGTGAAGCTATGCGACGAAATATCGAGTTGAACGGAGTCGGAGAAGACTACGAATCACCAGCTGTCAACGGCGAAGAGGGCGCTATACCTGCGAAGGAAGAACTTGAGAAGGAGCAAGcaatggaggagaagatggagttGTATCCCGAGGAGAAAGCTTCCAATGGTACCCATTCTGAACCTGCCGCTCAAGCGGAGGCACCAAAGGCAGGAGAACCGAAAGATTCTGTCGGTCGAAGACCGAACTGTAGGGGACGAGTCAAGATCAACGAGGGAGACGCTTG CGCATTCATGTATTCGCGTCGATCACCTGTCGGACCCACATCCCGGGTAGACGTGGTAGACCTCGACCCGTACGGGACTGCTGCACCATTCATTGACGCTGCTTTAGGATGTATCGCGGACGGAG GTCTTCTTGCCATCACATGTACCGATCTTGCCGTGCTTGCTGGGCAACAATACCCGGAGAAATG TTACTCCAACTACGGGGGAACCAATGTTCACGCTGAATATACTCACGAAGCGGCCCTTCGTCTGGTTATGCACTCGCTTGCGACCTGTGCCGCTCGATATGGTCGTTATATCACACCTTTGctgtccttctccatcgacTTCTACGTGCGACTCTTTGTCAGAATCGACACAAGACCGGAACAAGTTAAGAGACTTGCCGC CCAAACAGGCGTGGTTTACACTTGCCAGTTCTGTCAAACTTCGGTGACTCAGCCGTTCGGCAAGGTTgtggagaaagagacaaCGAAAGGTGTGACTCTGGACGCGTTCAAGACAGCTGCTGGACCTACACCATCTCATGGGTCGTCTTGTGAGGAGTGCGGTTCCACCATGCAC CTCGGTGGGCCACTATGGCTTGGTCCGCTTCAGGATGGTGAATTTGCCAAGCGGGTGATTCGAGATATACAAagtcaggagaaggagtacAAAACCTATTCCAGGATGCTGGGAATGTTGACAATAGCGTCGCAA GAACTACCCAACCCATGGTTCTTCACTGCCAACAGGATCGCTAAATCCTTacattcctcctcactcccCATGAACAAGAtttt ATCCGCACTCCTCAATGCTGGCTACAAGATCTCCCGATCTCATTGTGTTGCAGGTGCTGTCAAGACGGACGCGCCCAGAAGTTTCATCTACGACATCATGAGAGAAGAAATCAAACTCAACCCCATTCGAATGGACAAGATACCAGAAGGGTCACCTTCGAGAAATATCATCAACAAGGCTATGAC ACACAAGATCGACTTCACCCCTCATCCCGATGCAAGTCTCGAACGATCAGGTAAAGAGACATTCTACCAACTGAACCCTTTACCAAACTGGGGTCCGGCGCCAAAAGCCAAGAGTATACAAGTTAGTcaggaggcgaagagaaaggcaggcgatgtggaggagattgaggaggatgccgaggtgaagaaagcgaggctggatgaggaggcTGCGATAAACGCGTAA
- a CDS encoding histone chaperone ASF1, translating to MVNIRNIELLNNPAKFDDDYHFRIKFEAIAPLAEDLDWRLIYVGSASSEEFDQELDNCSVGPIPAGVNAFDFLAPAPAHNLLPSIEPDEILGVTVIIITASYREKEFVRVGYYVNTYYEEEEWKENPPPVVQWDKLHRNVLIEKPKVTRFQNPWDSTQPTPFDAQSTNGSGAGIEIPSGGSSEAFNAPLPPPVTKVAGGNQGGMDVDHPMEVS from the exons atg GTTAATATCCGTAACATCGAGTTGCTCAATAACCCCGCCAAATTCGACGATGATTATCACTTCCGAATCAAATTCGAAGCCATAGCGCCATTAGCAGAGG ACCTCGATTGGCGATTGATCTATGTAGGTTCGGCGAGTTCTGAAGAATTTGATCAAGAGCTGGATAATTGTTCGG TCGGACCAATTCCCGCCGGAGTGAACgccttcgacttcctcgCCCCTGCACCTGCACATAATCTCCTTCCCTCAATCGAACCCGACGAGATCTTAGGAGTAacagtcatcatcatcactgcGTCTTATCGAGAAAAGGAGTTCGTCAGAGTCGGATATTACGTCAATACGTATtatgaggaggaggaatggaaggagaaCCCGCCACCTGTTGTTCAATGGGATAAATTGCATAGAAATGTCTTGATCGAAAAACCAAAAGTCACAAG ATTCCAAAATCCATGGGACTCAACACAACCAACCCCCTTCGATGCACAATCAACAAATGGTTCAGGAGCAGGAATTGAGATCCCCTCGGGAGGAAGTTCAGAAGCCTTCAACGCTCCATTACCTCCACCTGTGACGAAAGTGGCAGGAGGAAACCAAGGCGGGATGGACGTCGATCATCCTATGGAGGTTTCATAG